The following DNA comes from Eretmochelys imbricata isolate rEreImb1 chromosome 2, rEreImb1.hap1, whole genome shotgun sequence.
ccaacatggctacagcaatgCTGCCCATCAGATCAGAATAGTAGTCCACCTAGACCAGCATCCTGTCTGACAATGGCCGGCACTAGacacttcagagaaaggtgcaagaaatctCAGTGGACAATTATGAAATAACCAGTCTCTGGGGAATGTTTCTTCCTAATACCTGGCAGTAGCAAAATTCTGATTTAATAGAAATAAGGTTTGTTTCTTAGCTGTGAGGGACATGAAGGACAAACATAGGTTTCTCACTAGCCTTTTAAAAAGCTTGATGCAATGACATTTCTGGTATCCACGCTGGTTGTCACAGAATGTATGCATTCTAGAGAAAGTGCCAAAGGAGGAAAGGAATTTGTTAAAAGGTGAgttaaaattatttcagtgctgaattctcctctgcagcctggtTAGCGTGGGCCTTCAACACAGAAACTGGAGATTAAGCCATTTGGTTTTAATTTTGCATTAAATTTTGTTTGCCATTAAGCAAACAGATTTGTTAATTATTCATTGAATATGGCTTTCTGTTTATAAAGCAAAGAGGGTAGTCCATAGTAGTGTCTGAACAGCAAGTGTGACTGGCACAACCTTTTACAAACACTGCTGGCCAGACTTGGCGGTTTTGATTTGAAACTGgagttttccttctccttctgtcactgtagaGGAGCCCCACCTGCCTTAAGAGGTACAGGgaggtgcagtgacttgcccaactcaagcagcaggtcagtggcaaagccatgaATGGAAAGGTTTCATGAGTCCCAGCTCTGTACCCGCTCCGCCCTGCCAGACCTGACTACCCGTATCCTCTTTACATGAAACATGCTAAGCATCCCTCCCCTTATCTGTCCTTGATTTCGCCTGAAAACTCCCCTCCTTCATCTTTAGACCATCTTGTTGGAAACACTggaatttaaaatgaacaaatgtTTGAGTTCTAAAAGGAACATCCTAGAGAGATGCAACTAATGGTAGTGAATCATAAATATACTGTAATACTTATAATCATCTGCATTACCTATGGTACAGTCCTGGGAGCTCCCTCTTCTTGGAACTGGTGGAATGAAATGTAGGGCAATGTCTATTAATTCACTTTTTCAATTTTCACAATTTTTCTGTTCAAGGTTCTCTTTTCTGAGCTCCTGAACCACCCCCCTCTGTCTTAGCTCCTGCACACCCCTTACTCACGCGTGCAGATGAGCTGGGTGATTTCTCCCGAGTGGACCGTGTTCTACTCAAAAGATCCATAGTCCCACGTTGGCACATGGCACCTAAACATGAAATGTGGCGCCTCAATCACTGTGAGGGAAGTATGGTAAGTGCATAAAGTCGTTACAGTACGAAGTGTGTAAATCACTACATACAGTTAAAGTCTCCCAGTAGCTGTATCTACAGTATAGGGTTTGATTCTATAACATTTCAAAGTTTTCCAGGGGTGGGTGGGAATCCCGGAGAGCAAAGCTGCGTTGGGGGGTGCGGCTTTGCGGAGTTCAGACAATGTACTAATAAATGAATTAGCATCTCACTAAGGAGATCACTTCGGGGCTGATATTGATCAGGCCGAGCCTGTGTGTTTGCCTGGGATTGTTTGGAGGATAATTGAGTGTCAGTCTCTGTCTGTGTCGTCTCACTGGCGCCTGGTGCTTTTGGATTTGCTAATTTTCGCTAAGTGTCTTTTGCCGGCTACTCCCACTCCATCTAGCCCAACAAGCAGCCCGGCTCCTTGCAGCCAACCGTCTGTCTGCCGGGGCTGTATTGATCacgaaaaaataaatacagaacagaTGAAAACGATACGCTCCCGTCCAACCCCGGGGGGCTGGTTTGCCGTGTCTGTTCTgcgcagccctggctctgccgaTCGCTTGTGGCTCTCCGGGCCAGCCCGTACTGGCGCTCCCTGAAatgatctccccccaccccgtgaaCGGCTCGGTCCTCACGGCCCATTCCCCCTCGGGCGAGGCAGGGCTGGGTTTGGGCAAGTGTCCCCCGACAGTTTGGGTCTTACGCGCTGGCGGATCGGGGCCCTGAGCACCAaggcggggcgggcgggggggaagTGTTGGATTAGAAACACtccggggggtgtgtgtgtgcgggggggggagccccaggctggctgcGAGGCGGCGGTGAATGCGGGCGAGGGGGGCGCGCTGCGTTCCGCGGAGACGGCTCCGTCCTGCGGGGACACCCGGGCGCTCTGCCTCCGCCCCGCCCCTCGCTGCCCTGGGCATGAATCGCGGATCCCCCCTCCCCGGGCCATTCGCAAgccggagggggggggcggggcggccgCAGGCTGCCAGCCAGTCCCAGGCGCAGCCCGGCCCGGCTGCTGTGAGTGGCAGGGGAGCGGAACCTACGAGAGcggcgctgggggcgggggtgggcggGGCGAGGGGCGGGCGGCGGGGCAGGCTCGGCCGGCGCCGCGCTATTTACAGCGTTGGGCTCGCTCGCTGCttgcctgggtcagagcccgagtCAGTGGCTGCGGGAGCGGCGAGCTCGGCCCGCGGCGCTGCGCGTGTCTCGCTTGCCGGAGGCGGGGGCGCCCTGGCCGGGCAGAGCTGCGGGCTGGCCCTGCTCCCGCATGCGGCGGCAGCTGTGGCTGGAGAGCGGCCGCCGCAGCGTGTGATCAGCTGGGCTGCGCTGGCGGGGCGCGGGGCGCAGACAGCCGCGGGCAGCTGGAGTCCCTGCGCTGCCCGCGCCGGGCCCTCGAGTGCGGCGCTGCGAGCTTAAGCGAGCCCTGGAGGGCACCTCGAGCGGCCGGGCGGGGCGGGTCCGGGCGGGGCGGTTAAATGGATCGCCATTCTAGCTACAGCTTCATCTGGCTGCAACTGGAGCTGTGCGCCATGGCCATCCTGCTGACCAGAGGTGAGGGGGCCGGGGGCGGCGCTGGGGTGAGCGGGGGCAGCTCCGTGGCGGTGCCGGGAGCGAGCGACTGGGGGACCCGGGGGTGCGGGGAGTCGTTAGAGCTGTGCGCGGCGTCACGGGGGTGCGGTGGCGGCTGTTGGGGTGGCAAGAgccccgggctgcagggaggagtGAGACTAGAAGGGGCTGGTTGAGTTGCGGGGGCTGGAAGGTGCGGGcgtgccctggggggggggcagcgtgtGGTGCTGCGGGGGTAGCTCTGAGCCCCCAGTGCCAGAGGGTgcagcctcctcccagccccgcactccctcctTGGAGGCTCCCTTGAACGTGGGTTTCCTCTCCCAGGCTGCGCCGGGAGCTCCATGCAGAGGGCTCCGAGCTGGCTTTGAAGCCCATTGCCAAGCCTTTGTTGGCGTGTAATATTCCTCCCTGCTGAGCCTCGCAGGCTAGGACAAGCTCGCCTCTTGGAAGGAGCGGTACTTGGTTCCCCCCGCCCGCTGCTAGAGGCTTTCCCCCGTTCATTGATGTAAGTCAGACCTTAAGGGCAAGCGGttgtcaaaatgtttttgttagtCTGCCTTCAATGAACTTCTGAACGCTTCCAGCCATGGAGCCGGGCCATCTTAGAGACACACTGCCCCTTTTGGAGTCCTGGCGTGGTTTTACTGTAGGGCGGATAGTCTCGCCTCCCCCaagtgtttattaaaaaaaacacaaacccaaGGAAAGTACATCAGAGGGAATTGATTCCGGCCCCCCACCCtctttttctaatccttttaaaaCTAGTAGTGGATTAGAGATGTGTTTAACGTCTTGTTGCAAATGCTACATTCCTGTAAATAGGTATGTAGTTTAAACACACTTAAATTAAATTAACACTGTCTCCACAGAGTTCAGTGACTGCTTAGTGGGTCCTTTTTTTAAGGAGGAAAGGTCACCTTTTTGGCTCCCTATAATTGCCAAGATTCACAGAGGAGGTTAAAGGATAAACTAGCACAGTGATGATGTGctaccatatttatttattttggaagtAAAGGTGTAATTAACCCTAAATAACAGCCCTTGCAGCATGCAGAGGGAAGCTGCCTGGCCCCATCAAAGGCAGGCAGAACAGGGAGTGACTGAGTGATGTGAAGTCACAGATACTGAAACTATGTGCCTGATAATGATATAATTAGGGGATCATAGACTTCTGGCTGCTGCTGACTTCAAAAGCTTTAAGAGAAGCCTGCAgtctctcctgtagccatcttgACTAAAAGCAGACATTTTTCTTTAATAGCTATATACAGTAACAAGAAAGAGGAGAGAACAGAAGGGCATTGTTCTGTTTCAAAATACCAAATACCCTTTCTGGCCTTTTTGCATAGCACAGGAAGAAACTTTATGAATTGACAGAAATACAGTTTTAATACAGTAATACAAAGTCCATTCTGTTCTAACAAAAATGTGGCTTTAATTAAAATGGAGTTGTAATAACCTGGTGACTAGCTTGTCAGATTTTGTTTATAAGACTGTCTTAGGTCAGTCAAATGTAGAATTTTAAACAGGGTCATATAAACAGTTAAAATAGAAGTATGCTTATTGTTTCATTTTCCTCCCCATGCTGAGCTTAGAGCAGTGAAGGACAGTCAACTTTGttctttgtttgcattttttttattaatgtgcTCTAACGGAATAGTAGCTGTCATAAACCCTTTTTGCAGGGGAAAAAAGTAGCAAGCTCAGTGATTGTACATAAGAAAGCAGAGAAAAGCTGTTCACGAATTTATTGGAAGGGAGACTTTTATGAAACTAAGGAAAGTTGGGCTCCTTAGCCTAAAGGCCCAAGGGAGCTAATGCAGACTGGGGAGAGAGGTGCTCTGTCATTTGGCTTCTATTAAGCAGAGTTATTAAAGGGTAGCAGGGACTTCAGGATCCAGAGCCTCTGCAGCAGCATTACCAGGAGAGCTGAGCCTAGATGGGCTGAAGCCTGGAAGTTAATTTGACTGAGTCCTCTCCTGGCCATacgaaggggggaggggatattTAAAAGGCAGTTCTTGCGTTAGAAAACATACTCTGAAAACAAACCTGTGCAGAAGTCTGATAATTCAACTGACTTTTAAAGGCTCACTCACTGCCTCTGTGGTAGGAAGTACTCCAACTAACTGAATTGAAAGTCTAAGTAAATCCCTACTTGTAATGATGGCTCCAGAGTCTGCTGTCCTCTAATTCTCTGAACTGCTGGCATATTGAAATAGGTTGAGTTATGACTTGCCTAGAAAGAATACATTTTCCTGACAGTACAAGATGTATATAATCATGACCGTGGTTTGGAGAgcacaaaatgaagcattttattACGAACTTTTATCGCTTCCCTTCAGAAATTTTTGAGGTTTCATGAGAGATTGTTTTTATATAACCAGTAGAAGAAGATTTTCAGTCTAAACGTTTCCCCTTTTTTGACCACATGTTGGATTGCCTGCAAAAACTAAGGGTTTTGGGGGAGGCGATTTCAGCCTTGCAGAAGCGCACCCCTTCATATGATTTTCCATTTGGGTTGAAAAATTGACTTTGGCAAACAAACCACTAATTGTAAACTGCACAGTTCCTGTTTTATAAAACTGACTTTAAAAAGCCCTGTTGCATGAAAAGCTCCTCATagaaaaagttccttttctgaAGAGAGCACAATAGATGCCCAATTTCATATAGTAAAAATCTTCCTGACTTGCCATTTCTAGATTCTAATGGTTCTAGCTGATAGCTTTATAAGGTGTTAGCTAAAGCTCTTAAACCTTGGCATAGCCCTGAGAGATAGCAAACAGTTCTGCAGTTCCAATTAAATGTGCCAAAATCAAAAAACCTTAGAATGATCAACCATCAACAGTaatgatttaaattttaaaacactgtAGCAATGCTATTTCAAACtagctttggggggtggggtgggggtgaggagatCGTGCCTCTTAAATAAGGATGGATTTGATCACCTGTCGAATGCTCATGTTTAGTAAGTAGTAAAAATACCTAGCTATTATGCGGATGTGGTTATGTATGTCTTATCTAGCAGTATGACCCAAAAAACCCTAGTCTTAATGAGAAGTTTGAAGTGtgacatttcagttattcttgcTTTAATATATACCCCGCTTTAATTAAGTATATCGTAGTAGTAAATATTGGTATTGGGCTAGTGTCCAAAGGCACCACTGGGATTAGGGTCCCAGGGTGGTAGATACcatacaaaaaccaaaaacagacAAGCCCTGTTCTGCAGGGTTTACAATCTACAGTGAACAGAAGTTTGTACCCTTGAGTTTGTTCATTTTGTTAATTTGTGAGGTAGCAAGTGAGTTTCTGTACTAACTAGGAATAAAATACTTGACTTTTTTTTAGGTGAAATTAGATGCTACTGTGATGCTGCGCACTGTGTTGCAACTGGCTATATGTGCAAATCTGAGCTTAATGCCTGCTTCTCCAGACTGCTTGACCCTCAGAACACGAATTCCCCACTTACTCATGGCTGCTTGGACTCTATTGCAAACACAGCTGACATCTGCCAAGCTAAACAGGCACAAAACCACTCTGGCACCACCATGCCCACATTGGAATGCTGTCATGAAGATATGTGCAATTATAGAGGACTGCATGatgttctctctcctcccaagGGTGAGACCTCAGGTAGAGAAAGCAGTTTCAACTAAATGTCTTCTCTGATCTATAGGCTTGTGACAGCCAAGACCTTGTATGTCTGCTATTGACTTTGTTGTTAATGTAATTAGAGATACCAGagggagaagcatgtggcggGATGCAGAGATGTATCTCTAAAAGCTGAGTAGCTTTTATGTCTGCATTAGCATTAGATGTCTGCCTGTCATGCCTGCTTCTCAACATTTCTAAGAGGCAATTGTACAGTGGTACTCATTCATATTAGATCAACTGccaatgtaataaaaatatattatctTAACTTGTTTTAGAAATGGTTCAGATCAATTTGTAGAGGTACTATTTGTAGATACTTTCCAGTGGGATGTTAAATGATTACCAGCAGCAGCTTTTAATGTGTGGTTTAAGGAATTGTTAAATTTGAAACAATTGTTCAGCTGAGACTGAAATAAAGTTGACATCTTTGTTTAACTTTTTGCAGGACAGGGGAGCAGATATCAGCATGACAACAGCAGAAATCTCATCACAAAGGTTCAGGAGTTGACCTCTTCAAAAGAATTGTGGTTCAGAGCAGCTGTAATTGCTGTTCCCATAGCTGGTGGGCTGATCTTAGTGCTGCTTATCATGCTAGCTTTGCGGATGCTCAGGAGTGAAAACAAAAGACTGCAAGATCAACGACAGCAAATGCTCTCCCGTTTGCACTACAGTTTTCATGGACATCATTCGAAGAAAGGACAGGTGGCAAAGTTAGACTTGGAATGCATGGTGCCAGTAACCGGTCACGAGAACTGCTGCATGAGCTGTGATAAAATGAGACAGACAGACCTCAGCAATGATAAAATTCTTTCATTAGTCCACTGGGGAATGTACAGCGGGCATGGAAAGCTGGAATTTGTAtgaccaacttttttttttaaatctgagctAAACTTACTAGGAAAACTCTCAAAGGCCTTTGGGTTCTGCTGGACAGGAGCACTTTATCTTAAGCAAACTTTCATTAATCATCTTTTGAGAAAGGATCTCTGCAAACAGAATCTTGGATATTTCCTCTGAAGGATTCCAAAAGTTGTCGTATTTGCACAGAGTAAAATACACTCAATGTATTGTTTGCTTTAAAGTTATGAAAGCAAAAATTAGAAGTTGTACACACTGTCACCAGGGATTTCTGAGCTGTAGGGAGCTGAGAATTGATCTAAATAATAAACTGTATAAAAGCTTCTATGTTTCCTGACTTATTGTAAAGaatctttaaatatatatattttgtctgAAACTTCCTTGTGACTTTTTTGTAGAAGAcaatagttttctttttaaaaaagctattatGAGATGACATTAACATTCAGAATAGAATTGCAGGAAGTCTTGAAATCTGTTCTCCTGTAAAGTCCATCCTCCTGCAGAGTGGCAGAAGTGACTGTTAGCGCTGACATCCTCTTTCAGGAATATCTCTGAATGTCATGTAGTGGTGAGTCCACATTTTTCCCTTGTCAGGTTATTCCATTGCCGAACTGTTtgaaaagattaatttttttctttgggggggtTTTCCCCCTCATAACCTTAATTTTCCCTTTTGCAGCTAAGGCTGATTACTTTGTTCTGTTC
Coding sequences within:
- the BAMBI gene encoding BMP and activin membrane-bound inhibitor homolog isoform X1, producing the protein MDRHSSYSFIWLQLELCAMAILLTRGEIRCYCDAAHCVATGYMCKSELNACFSRLLDPQNTNSPLTHGCLDSIANTADICQAKQAQNHSGTTMPTLECCHEDMCNYRGLHDVLSPPKGETSGQGSRYQHDNSRNLITKVQELTSSKELWFRAAVIAVPIAGGLILVLLIMLALRMLRSENKRLQDQRQQMLSRLHYSFHGHHSKKGQVAKLDLECMVPVTGHENCCMSCDKMRQTDLSNDKILSLVHWGMYSGHGKLEFV
- the BAMBI gene encoding BMP and activin membrane-bound inhibitor homolog isoform X2, producing the protein MDRHSSYSFIWLQLELCAMAILLTRGEIRCYCDAAHCVATGYMCKSELNACFSRLLDPQNTNSPLTHGCLDSIANTADICQAKQAQNHSGTTMPTLECCHEDMCNYRGLHDVLSPPKGQGSRYQHDNSRNLITKVQELTSSKELWFRAAVIAVPIAGGLILVLLIMLALRMLRSENKRLQDQRQQMLSRLHYSFHGHHSKKGQVAKLDLECMVPVTGHENCCMSCDKMRQTDLSNDKILSLVHWGMYSGHGKLEFV